In Pedobacter sp. SL55, the following proteins share a genomic window:
- a CDS encoding bifunctional nuclease family protein → MKKVKLDIVGLSYSQTQSGAYALVLGEINGRRRLPIIIGAFEAQAIAIEIEKMSPTRPLTHDLFKSFAQAYQVEITEVLIYNLVEGVFFAKLMCNKDGEQIEIDARTSDAIAIAVRFNAVIYTYEFILASAGIVIEGNDFLFLENMESITNNASNSEEIKSEPGSISGFQSLSIEDLQQKLEKALAEEAYEKAARIRDEINRRNAS, encoded by the coding sequence ATGAAGAAAGTAAAACTCGATATAGTAGGGCTATCTTATAGCCAAACCCAATCTGGAGCTTATGCACTGGTGCTTGGCGAAATTAATGGAAGACGAAGATTGCCAATTATTATAGGAGCATTCGAAGCCCAAGCCATCGCCATCGAAATAGAAAAGATGTCGCCTACCCGCCCACTAACGCACGATTTGTTCAAATCTTTTGCGCAGGCCTATCAGGTAGAAATTACAGAAGTGTTGATATATAACTTGGTTGAAGGTGTTTTCTTCGCTAAGCTAATGTGCAACAAAGATGGAGAGCAGATAGAAATAGATGCCCGTACCTCTGACGCCATCGCCATTGCGGTAAGGTTTAATGCCGTAATTTATACTTACGAATTTATACTTGCCTCTGCAGGTATTGTAATTGAAGGAAATGATTTCCTTTTTCTTGAAAATATGGAGAGCATTACCAATAATGCGTCCAATTCCGAAGAGATTAAGTCTGAACCGGGATCCATCTCTGGTTTTCAGAGCTTATCCATTGAAGATCTACAGCAAAAATTAGAAAAAGCTTTGGCCGAAGAAGCTTATGAAAAAGCGGCTCGCATTAGAGATGAGATTAACAGGCGAAACGCTAGTTAA
- a CDS encoding electron transfer flavoprotein subunit alpha/FixB family protein: MSVLVYVEQVEGKFKKSVFEAVSYAKAIADQQGTSLSAISIGNVADSELNELGKYGASKVLKVEADQLKNFVNQAYASVIAEAAQKEGANIVVLSNSFSGKGLAPRIAVKLKGGLVDGAVELPTTDDGFSVKKTAFSGKAFAITTLTSENKVIALNPNAFGVKENAVSLAIEAFNPEVKSSDLTAIVKEIVRATNKVSLPDAEIVVSGGRGLKGPENWGMVEELADLLGAATACSKPVSDADWRPHSEHVGQTGIAISPNLYIAIGISGAIQHLAGVSSSKVIVVINKDPEAPFFKVADYGIVGDAFEVVPKIIAALKAHKS; the protein is encoded by the coding sequence ATGTCAGTATTAGTATATGTAGAGCAAGTTGAAGGAAAGTTCAAAAAATCTGTTTTTGAAGCTGTTTCTTACGCAAAAGCAATCGCAGATCAACAAGGAACTAGCCTAAGTGCAATTTCAATTGGCAATGTTGCCGACAGCGAATTGAACGAGCTAGGGAAATATGGCGCAAGCAAGGTGTTAAAAGTAGAAGCAGATCAGCTTAAAAACTTCGTTAACCAAGCTTATGCTTCTGTAATTGCAGAGGCTGCTCAAAAGGAAGGCGCAAACATTGTAGTACTTTCTAACTCATTCTCAGGAAAAGGTTTAGCGCCTCGTATTGCAGTAAAACTTAAAGGTGGTTTGGTAGATGGAGCCGTAGAGTTACCAACTACAGACGATGGTTTTTCAGTTAAGAAAACTGCTTTCTCAGGTAAAGCTTTTGCTATTACTACTTTAACTTCTGAAAATAAAGTAATTGCGCTAAACCCAAATGCTTTTGGGGTAAAAGAAAATGCAGTTAGTCTTGCAATTGAAGCATTTAATCCAGAAGTAAAATCAAGTGATTTAACTGCTATAGTTAAGGAAATTGTTCGGGCTACTAACAAAGTATCTTTACCTGATGCCGAAATTGTAGTTTCGGGTGGTCGAGGCTTAAAAGGACCAGAAAACTGGGGAATGGTTGAAGAACTGGCAGATTTGCTAGGCGCTGCTACTGCTTGCTCGAAACCGGTTTCAGATGCCGATTGGAGACCACATTCGGAGCACGTTGGCCAAACAGGCATTGCCATCAGTCCAAATTTATATATTGCTATTGGTATTTCGGGTGCTATTCAGCATTTGGCTGGGGTTAGTTCTTCAAAAGTTATCGTAGTAATTAATAAAGATCCAGAGGCTCCGTTCTTTAAAGTTGCCGATTATGGTATTGTTGGCGATGCTTTTGAAGTAGTTCCGAAAATAATTGCTGCATTAAAGGCACATAAATCTTAA
- a CDS encoding electron transfer flavoprotein subunit beta/FixA family protein has translation MKILVCISNVPDTTTKITFTGDNTEFNTAGVQYILNPYDEIALSRAIELCEGGKGTVTVINVGEVATEPTIRKALAIGADDAVRVNAAPRDAYFVATQIAEYAKANEIDIILCGRESIDYNGSQIAAMIGELLDIPSISIIKKLDYDGATATIEREIEGGKEVVSVSGKFVASCAEGTAEAKIPNMRGIMSARTKPLQVVEAVAVEEVSKISKFETPAPRGSVKLIAAESAEELIGLLHSEAKVI, from the coding sequence ATGAAAATATTAGTTTGTATCAGTAACGTTCCCGACACGACGACAAAAATAACTTTTACGGGCGATAATACCGAATTCAATACCGCCGGTGTGCAGTATATCTTAAATCCTTACGATGAGATTGCACTTTCTAGAGCTATAGAACTTTGTGAAGGTGGTAAAGGAACTGTAACTGTAATTAACGTTGGCGAAGTTGCCACAGAACCAACCATTAGAAAAGCTTTAGCTATTGGCGCTGATGATGCGGTAAGAGTTAACGCAGCTCCAAGAGATGCTTATTTTGTAGCTACACAAATTGCTGAATATGCTAAAGCTAATGAGATTGATATCATTTTATGTGGTAGAGAATCTATTGATTACAATGGCTCTCAAATTGCCGCAATGATTGGCGAATTGTTGGATATTCCTTCTATTTCTATTATTAAAAAATTAGATTACGATGGTGCTACTGCAACAATTGAGCGTGAAATTGAAGGTGGTAAAGAAGTAGTTAGTGTTAGCGGAAAATTTGTGGCTAGTTGTGCTGAAGGTACTGCAGAGGCCAAAATTCCTAATATGAGAGGCATTATGTCGGCTAGAACTAAGCCCCTGCAAGTAGTAGAAGCAGTTGCTGTAGAAGAAGTTAGCAAAATCAGTAAGTTTGAAACCCCTGCCCCACGTGGTTCGGTTAAGTTAATTGCAGCAGAAAGTGCAGAAGAATTGATTGGTTTACTGCATAGTGAAGCAAAAGTAATATAG
- a CDS encoding tetratricopeptide repeat protein, with the protein MQNQRLAKLFEFLESDPNDSFILYAIATEYNVQNDVENALKYYLQLTEKHPDYVGTYYHLGKLYEKIGQKEEGIKVYQTGMQAARQKRDMHALSELQGAYNSAAGLDYEDD; encoded by the coding sequence ATGCAAAACCAGCGATTAGCCAAATTGTTTGAATTTTTAGAAAGCGATCCAAACGATAGTTTTATATTGTATGCAATTGCAACGGAGTACAATGTTCAAAACGATGTAGAAAACGCTTTAAAATATTACCTTCAGTTAACAGAAAAACACCCAGATTATGTGGGCACCTATTATCATTTAGGTAAATTATATGAGAAAATAGGACAGAAAGAAGAGGGTATTAAAGTCTATCAAACCGGGATGCAAGCAGCAAGGCAAAAAAGAGATATGCACGCTTTATCTGAACTGCAAGGTGCGTACAATAGTGCAGCAGGTTTAGATTATGAAGATGATTAA
- the chrA gene encoding chromate efflux transporter, with product MAKRQLFFIRNVLYFTFTAFGGAQAHLSLLLRYFVTNINFVTEEELLELNALAQVLPGPASTQTLVGIAYKVGGLKLAIITFLIWILPSAAIMTVAAICYALLDQKDKFVDGFKYIHPIALGIVAYGAFKLGKRILTNQVSIFLAVGALVGTLVLKEAYVFPLAILIGGMVSSAISTPTEETELRVRLFANVNPKKLGYFVGVLLFMAMLGALINRTSPFSLPIRLFENFYRNGIFIFGGGQVLVPMMFTEFVQMKHYLSQTDFLSGFALQQILPGPTFSFTSYIGALGMKQGNYSIFGQAIGGFLAVLGINLPGLILVLFIVPFWNDLKKISRIKHSLSGINAVSVGFIIAAFCMLITPIGLNWLFLGIVLATFLILNFTKISPALIIIAGVVLGVCSV from the coding sequence TTGGCTAAACGACAACTCTTTTTTATTAGAAATGTGCTTTATTTTACCTTCACTGCATTTGGTGGGGCACAGGCGCATTTGTCGTTATTGTTGCGGTATTTTGTTACGAATATCAATTTTGTTACCGAAGAAGAACTATTGGAACTAAATGCTTTAGCACAGGTTTTACCAGGCCCAGCATCTACACAGACTTTAGTAGGTATTGCTTATAAAGTTGGTGGTTTAAAACTGGCCATCATTACCTTTTTAATCTGGATTTTACCATCGGCAGCAATAATGACAGTGGCTGCGATTTGTTATGCCTTACTAGACCAAAAAGATAAATTTGTTGATGGATTTAAGTACATCCATCCCATAGCATTAGGAATTGTAGCTTATGGAGCATTTAAACTAGGGAAAAGAATTTTAACCAATCAGGTTTCGATTTTCTTGGCAGTTGGTGCTTTAGTTGGCACCTTAGTTTTAAAAGAAGCCTATGTTTTTCCCTTAGCTATTTTAATCGGTGGAATGGTTTCTTCTGCTATTAGTACACCTACCGAAGAAACCGAATTGAGGGTGAGGTTATTTGCTAACGTAAACCCAAAAAAGTTGGGATATTTTGTAGGTGTGTTGTTATTTATGGCTATGCTTGGTGCCTTAATCAACAGAACTTCGCCATTCAGCTTGCCCATTAGGCTGTTCGAGAATTTTTATCGCAATGGTATTTTTATCTTTGGCGGCGGGCAGGTTTTGGTACCAATGATGTTTACTGAGTTTGTGCAAATGAAACATTACCTTAGTCAAACTGATTTTCTTTCGGGTTTTGCGCTACAACAAATTCTACCTGGTCCCACATTTTCGTTTACTAGCTATATAGGTGCTTTGGGAATGAAACAAGGTAATTATAGCATTTTTGGACAGGCCATAGGTGGTTTTTTAGCAGTTTTAGGGATCAACCTTCCTGGCTTGATTTTAGTGCTTTTCATTGTCCCTTTTTGGAACGATTTAAAGAAAATATCGAGAATAAAACATTCTCTATCTGGAATTAATGCCGTAAGTGTAGGTTTCATTATCGCTGCATTTTGTATGTTAATAACACCAATTGGCTTAAATTGGCTGTTTTTGGGAATTGTATTAGCTACCTTTTTGATATTGAATTTTACAAAAATCAGCCCCGCTTTAATTATTATTGCGGGAGTTGTTTTGGGGGTATGTAGTGTATAA
- a CDS encoding LOG family protein: MMNKFVREEVSFFKGARTRLQELKYVLGVVYQFYKGFRKLHFVGPCVTVFGSARFKEDHPYYEMARKVSAEISKLGFAIMTGGGPGIMEAGNRGAKDAGGLSVGCNIVLPHEQHENPYLDTFVNIEYFFVRKELLRKLLLCLCGFAWRIWNIG, translated from the coding sequence ATGATGAATAAGTTTGTTAGAGAAGAAGTAAGTTTTTTTAAAGGCGCAAGAACACGTCTGCAAGAGTTAAAATATGTTTTGGGGGTAGTATATCAATTTTATAAAGGGTTTAGAAAGCTACATTTTGTTGGTCCTTGCGTAACCGTTTTTGGCTCGGCTAGGTTTAAGGAAGATCATCCTTATTATGAAATGGCTCGTAAAGTTTCGGCAGAAATATCAAAGCTGGGTTTTGCCATTATGACTGGCGGCGGCCCAGGAATTATGGAAGCAGGAAATAGGGGAGCTAAAGATGCTGGAGGTTTATCTGTGGGTTGCAATATCGTTTTACCTCACGAACAACACGAAAACCCTTATCTGGATACTTTTGTGAATATAGAATATTTCTTTGTTAGAAAAGAGTTACTGAGAAAGTTACTCTTATGCCTTTGTGGTTTTGCCTGGAGGATTTGGAACATTGGATGA
- a CDS encoding LOG family protein has protein sequence MPGGFGTLDEFFETLTLIQTGKVEKFPIVIMGKEFHQHIYEHVQLMMEQKTISPEDMDLLLFTDDVEEVVAHIRKYKETAPIFKLKSPKKAWWIFGEEKPGAKAI, from the coding sequence TTGCCTGGAGGATTTGGAACATTGGATGAGTTCTTCGAAACACTAACGCTAATTCAAACTGGCAAGGTAGAAAAATTCCCAATTGTGATTATGGGTAAAGAATTTCATCAACATATTTACGAACATGTACAATTAATGATGGAACAGAAAACAATTAGTCCAGAAGATATGGATCTGCTATTATTTACCGACGATGTTGAAGAAGTGGTGGCTCATATCAGAAAGTACAAAGAAACAGCCCCAATATTCAAATTAAAATCTCCTAAAAAAGCGTGGTGGATTTTTGGAGAGGAAAAGCCAGGTGCAAAGGCTATTTAG